The nucleotide sequence TCACCTCCTGCGGCGCCTTCGCCTTGTCGGCGGTGCGGCCGTAGAGGGTGTTGCCCACGGGCGCCGCGAAGCTGCCCGCGCTCGTGGTGGAGGACATCGTCATGCCCACCACCAGCGGCGTGGGCTTCGCGGCCGGCGGGGGCGTCTCATTCGGAGGAGGCGGCGCGTCCAGCGGAGGCGGCGGCAGCGGCCTGGGCGCCTCGGCGACCTTTATCGGCGGGGGCTTCACGCGCACCTTCGGCGGCGGAGGCGGCTCGGGCTTCGGCTCCTCCTTCACCACGGGGGGCGGGGGCGGCTTCTGGACCTCCACCATCACCAGCTCCACCGGGCGCTGCACCTTGGAACGCTCCGTGGGCCGCGTGTGCAGCACCACCAGCGCCAGGCCGTGCAGCGCGAGCGAGCCGACCACGAAGCCCACCAGCAGCCCGTTGCCCCCGCGCCTCGGGGCGACCCACGCCCTGTCATCGAGCACCAGCTCACTCATGGCTTTGCGTCAGCCCCGCGGCGCGGTGGGCGCGACGTCCTTTTCGATGTTGAGCGCGAACTTCGCGATGCCCTGCCCCTTCACCACGTCGATGAGCCGCATGACGCGGCCATAGGGAATCGACTGGTCGGCGCTGATGATGGCGCGGGTGTCCTTGTCCTTGGCCACCTGCTCCGCCACCTTCGCGGACAGGTCGGCCTCGCTCACCTCGGTACCGTCGAAGAAGAGCTTGCCGTCCTTGTCCAGCACCACGTTGACCAGCCCCTGCACCGTCTCCCCACCATTGGCGGCGCGCGGCAGGTCCACCTCCACCGTCTCGCGGACGATGAAGTTCGCCGTCACCATGAAGATGATGAGCAGCACCAGCACGATGTCCACCAGCGGCGTGACGTTGATGCCGGTGATTTCCTCTTCGTTGTCCTGCTGGGCGCCGGCCATGACTAGCGGACCTCCGCGCGCAGGCTGCCCACCAGCGCATGGCCCAGCGCATTGGCGCGGCTGGTGAGCGTCTTGAGCTGGCGGTTGAAGATGTTGAAGGCGACCACCGCCGGAATGGCGACGGCGAGCCCCACCGCCGTGGCGACGAGCGCCTCGGAGATGCCAGCCATGACGGTCTGCTGAATCGCCGCGCCCTTGGACCCCATGGAGCCCAGGTCATGGAACGCCTTGATGATGCCGAGCACCGTGCCGAACAGGCCGATGAACGGGGCGTTGTTGCCCAGCGTGCCAAGGAAGGAGAGGAAGCGCTCGTACTGGGGACGCTCACGGGCCATGGTGGAGGCAATCACCTGCTCCACGGAGTCGGCGCCCTGGCCGGAGGACGCGAGGCCCTCGCGGATGACGGCGGCCTCCATGCCCTTCTTTCCCTGGATGGCGACACGCACCGCCTCCAGCTCGCCACGCGCCAGGCGCAGCGCCAGCGTCTCGGAGTCCGGCAGCCGGTTGCGCGCGAAGTACACCGTGCGCTCCAGCATGATGGCGATGGAGAGCACAGAGAGGCACACCAGCACCCACAGCACCCACTCGGCGGAGGTGAGCGTCACGCCGAGCAGCTTGCTGCTGAGCCAGCCCAGACCCTCGGCGGGCGCCTGGGCAAAGACAACGATGGACGACATGGTTTTCCCCTCATGAACCGCGTTGGCGCGAAGGGAACACCGACCCCTATTTAATGTGTCACCCGAAAGTGCCCGGCCCTACTTCCGGCCCTTCGCCGCCTTTGTCTCGGCGGCCTGGATGAGGTCCAGGTGCTGCTTGTCCTCGGGGGTGAGACGTGCGTCCGTGTAGGCAGGGTCGGGCTGGTACCAGGACTCCTGGGAGAAGAAGTCCTGGAGGTCCTTCGCCTGGAAGACGCGGCCGTGGCGGGCATACACGGCGTTGCGCAGCAGGCGGAACTGGGGCGGAGACAGCAGCGCCAGCGCTTCCGCCGGCAGCTTCCCCTGGAGCGAGCGGATGGCGGCGGCCAGGACGAGGTTCTGCCCGTACGGACAGGACAGCCGCTTGCGCGCGTCCGCGGGCTTCACGCCCGACGGTGGCGGCCAGAGCTGGTCCAGCGTCACGTCCTCCAGGGCCAGCTCGGAGATGACGTTGTAGTGCTCGCAGTACGCGTAGAGCGCCCGGGTGAAGGCGGCGGCGTCCCCGTCCGTCGCCGACACCAGCGTGTCCCACAGCGGCGCGCGGCCCCCGGCCACCATGACGGGACGCACCTTCGCGCGCACCGCGGTGTCCGCGTAGGACTGGGAGCTGAGCAGCAGGTTGGTGGCGCCCCTGGACAGGGCCTTGTCCTTCGACGCGGCCACCAGCCCGTCCACGCCGAGGCGGAAGGACTCGGCCGTCTGCTCGCCCTGCTTCACATTCTTGTAGGAGAGCCCGCGCACGCAGCTGAGCGCGTCTTCCTTGCTGGGGCGGCCCTCCTCGCACTGGGAGATGTCCTGGGACGTGGCCTTGCCGAGGAGCACCTTCGGGTAGAGGTCGACGTCACAGAGACAGCTGCTCGCCCGGGCCCCTGGGGCGGAGAGGACCACGACGAGCACGGTGAGACATCCGAGGCTACCGGCGGGCAATTTCATGTCTCGGGAACGATAGCCTACGCTCCGCGCGAGGAGACCGCCTCTTGTCCTTCCTGCTCTATCCCACCCGGGAGCGCACCGTCTTCCAGGACGGGGCTCCCCTACTCTGGCAGCTCGGGCCCTACGTGGCCGTGTTCCAGCGGCCCGAGTTGGGGACCACGGGCGCATTGCTCGCGCGGCGCGTGGAGGAGGACGGCGCCGAGCGTGGCGACGTGCTCATCCACCAGCTCCCCTCCGGCTCCGCGCTCAAGCAGGGCGGCGCGGAGGTGTTCCACGAGGAATGGCGGCGGGCCACGCGCCTGGACCACCCGAACATCCTCCGGACGCTGGACACGTGGCTCGGCACGCCTCCCGGCGCGGAGGACGGCTCGCC is from Pyxidicoccus trucidator and encodes:
- a CDS encoding ExbD/TolR family protein, whose translation is MAGAQQDNEEEITGINVTPLVDIVLVLLIIFMVTANFIVRETVEVDLPRAANGGETVQGLVNVVLDKDGKLFFDGTEVSEADLSAKVAEQVAKDKDTRAIISADQSIPYGRVMRLIDVVKGQGIAKFALNIEKDVAPTAPRG
- a CDS encoding energy transducer TonB, producing MSELVLDDRAWVAPRRGGNGLLVGFVVGSLALHGLALVVLHTRPTERSKVQRPVELVMVEVQKPPPPPVVKEEPKPEPPPPPKVRVKPPPIKVAEAPRPLPPPPLDAPPPPNETPPPAAKPTPLVVGMTMSSTTSAGSFAAPVGNTLYGRTADKAKAPQEVKAYSAPKYTPIYQVDSEPTVAAEVKIPYPDEARRAGVEGTVTLSITIDNEGRVVAAKILNGPGYGLNEAARDAIRRFRFKPAFKGGEAVSTEMKYSYTFLLD
- a CDS encoding YARHG domain-containing protein, which gives rise to MLVVVLSAPGARASSCLCDVDLYPKVLLGKATSQDISQCEEGRPSKEDALSCVRGLSYKNVKQGEQTAESFRLGVDGLVAASKDKALSRGATNLLLSSQSYADTAVRAKVRPVMVAGGRAPLWDTLVSATDGDAAAFTRALYAYCEHYNVISELALEDVTLDQLWPPPSGVKPADARKRLSCPYGQNLVLAAAIRSLQGKLPAEALALLSPPQFRLLRNAVYARHGRVFQAKDLQDFFSQESWYQPDPAYTDARLTPEDKQHLDLIQAAETKAAKGRK
- a CDS encoding MotA/TolQ/ExbB proton channel family protein, giving the protein MSSIVVFAQAPAEGLGWLSSKLLGVTLTSAEWVLWVLVCLSVLSIAIMLERTVYFARNRLPDSETLALRLARGELEAVRVAIQGKKGMEAAVIREGLASSGQGADSVEQVIASTMARERPQYERFLSFLGTLGNNAPFIGLFGTVLGIIKAFHDLGSMGSKGAAIQQTVMAGISEALVATAVGLAVAIPAVVAFNIFNRQLKTLTSRANALGHALVGSLRAEVR